A single Lolium perenne isolate Kyuss_39 chromosome 6, Kyuss_2.0, whole genome shotgun sequence DNA region contains:
- the LOC139832723 gene encoding protein FAR1-RELATED SEQUENCE 5-like, with protein MSAAIPKEGARFKTRDDAFYRYALYARKEGFAVKKFSSKRSEKNGEMYMQMFACTKEGCTNTDAEPSSHRRTNVLLKTGCKAHIIVRQFDGYWYNKKVHLEHNHPLEPTDYLIRFAHCHKRMTDLDRRLIHLLQMGRLPPRKMMLIFRSIRGKFRGIPFDAVDLSNIKSKQQQIEKDHDIQKCLERFKTLQKIVPGFYHDMEIDSEKRVRSLFWMDAMCVMNYKLFGDYISFDTTFSTNKYGLPFVPIVGVNNHGSTVLFAVALLKDQTTETFIWVLETFVQAMGGKEPKTIITDQDKAMKKAIQTVLKSTTHRNCYYHIVTKMSQKESTFFAKNSGLSKMLMYIAKNAFTPDEFEMGWNKVIKDYNAGGEEHLSKLFRIRHRWVPAYFMDKFYPFSSSTGRSESTNNMWKCYSQHTDTITMFLEQYEVIQDKCLSALDKKKLTSTLKTAKLVTRHPFEKQALEQFTHEIFEKFQIEITNNTAFKVDGSLEPGRHLRLKRIVKFYNHMEFKRELFDVTFDDEKKNFMCSCKKMQRDGIHCCHVIKAMVHMEINDLPESFVIKRWRKDIDMELATLGNVADASCGDETLKFAGVMSHMAELCNKACPNDKAYNVMIQCMRDMETKVLAAIREDEGAKKLHDEETGSNETLRDPPMSDRRGTKRGDRMMPGSEKRQKTRQIKCGHCKKSGHNRTGCEALKAQIAAETAQAPAHAAAAEAAASQQRYTSNTAHDQSSNTHRNNDSNTTERTTQPGNTYEVDNEQRISKGEQQK; from the exons ATGAGTGCAGCTATACCAAAGGAAGGTGCCCGTTTCAAAACAAGAGACGATGCATTCTATAGATACGCTCTGTATGCAAGAAAGGAAGGATTTGCAGTGAAGAAGTTCAGCAGCAAGAGATCAGAAAAAAACGGAGAAATGTACATGCAAATGTTTGCATGTACCAAAGAAGGATGCACAAACACAGATGCCGAACCATCGTCGCATAGGAGAACAAATGTACTACTGAAGACTGGCTGTAAAGCACACATAATTGTAAGACAATTTGATGGATACTGGTACAACAAGAAGGTTCACTTAGAACACAACCACCCGCTGGAACCAACAGACTACCTAATTAGGTTTGCACACTGTCACAAAAGGATGACTGATCTCGACAGGAGATTAATTCATCTACTACAGATGGGACGTCTGCCACCAAGGAAGATGATGTTAATCTTTCGGTCGATCAGAGGGAAATTCCGTGGAATACCCTTCGATGCTGTTGATCTAAGCAACATAAAGAGTAAACAACAACAAATAGAGAAGGACCATGACATCCAGAAGTGCCTGGAACGCTTCAAGACACTCCAGAAAATAGTACCTGGCTTCTATCATGACATGGAAATAGACAGCGAAAAAAGAGTTCGCAGCCTGTTTTGGATGGACGCAATGTGCGTAATGAACTACAAGCTGTTCGGTGACTACATATCTTTCGACACAACTTTCAGCACAAATAAGTATGGATTACCATTTGTTCCTATAGTTGGGGTCAATAATCACGGCTCCACAGTACTGTTTGCCGTTGCTCTGCTGAAGGATCAAACAACAGAAACATTTATATGGGTTCTGGAAACATTTGTTCAGGCCATGGGTGGAAAAGAACCAAAGACAATAATAACAGACCAGGACAAAGCAATGAAGAAAGCAATACAAACAGTTCTAAAGTCTACAACCCACAGGAACTGCTACTACCACATCGTGACCAAGATGAGTCAGAaagagagcaccttctttgcaaAAAACTCAGGACTGTCGAAAATGCTAATGTACATTGCGAAGAACGCATTCACACCAGATGAGTTCGAAATGGGATGGAATAAAGTGATAAAGGATTACAATGCTGGCGGAGAAGAACACCTAAGCAAGTTATTCAGGATAAGACACAGGTGGGTACCAGCGTACTTCATGGATAAATTTTACCCATTCTCATCAAGCACAGGAAGGAGCGAGAGCACAAATAACATGTGGAAATGCTATAGCCAGCACACAGACACAATAACAATGTTCCTTGAGCAATATGAGGTCATACAAGACAAGTGCTTATCTGCCCTGGACAAGAAGAAGCTCACATCAACACTGAAAACAGCAAAACTAGTAACAAGACATCCGTTTGAGAAGCAAGCTCTTGAACAATTCACGCATgaaatattcgagaagttccagaTCGAGATCACAAACAACACGGCATTCAAGGTAGATGGATCACTTGAACCTGGTCGCCACCTGCGGCTGAAAAGAATAGTGAAATTCTACAACCACATGGAATTCAAAAGGGAGTTGTTTGACGTCACATTTGACGATGAAAAAAAGAACTTCATGTGTTCCTGCAAAAAGATGCAGAGGGATGGTATACATTGCTGCCATGTAATAAAAGCAATGGTTCACATGGAGATCAATGATTTGCCAGAGAGTTTTGTGATTAAAAGATGGAGAAAAGACATAGACATGGAACTCGCAACATTAGGAAATGTCGCAGATGCTTCTTGCGGAGACGAAACACTAAAGTTTGCCGGTGTGATGAGCCATATGGCAGAACTTTGCAACAAAGCGTGCCCAAATGACAAAGCATATAATGTCATGATTCAGTGTATGCGTGATATGGAAACAAAAGTGCTGGCAGCAATAAGAGAAGATGAAGGAGCTAAAAAACTACACGATGAAGAAACAGGTAGCAACGAAACATTACGTGACCCACCAATGTCCGACAGAAGAGGAACAAAAAGAGGAGACAGAATGATGCCAGGTTCAGAAAAAAGACAGAAAACAAGACAAATAAAATGCGGACACTGCAAAAAATCAGGACACAACAGAACAGGATGTGAAGCACTGAAAGCACAAATTGCAGCAGAGACAGCACAGGCACCAGCACATGCAGCAGCAGCAGAAGCAGCAGCATCACAGCAGAGATATACAAGCAATACAGCACATGATCAATCAAGCAACACACACAGAAATAACGATAGTAACACAACAGAAAGAACAACACAACCAGGAAACACGTACG AGGTCGACAATGAACAAAGGATATCAAAAGGAGAGCAACAAAAGTAG